Proteins encoded by one window of Gaiellales bacterium:
- the priA gene encoding primosomal protein N': MHPLVTARAVDQGFDYLAESDVDRGALVEVELGARTVRGVVTEVAEGDGEGLKPVLGVVGSVPEPLLALAEWIAASYASTLSRAVGLVLPPAAGTRAPEPWVRLVTMEGATRRQAEVLAHVGLAPLPLSDLVSAAGTTRDTVRRMADRGLVALDPAPQALADDVRVTLTPEQEAAVAACVETLDGGGGDVLVHGVTGSGKTEVYLRVIDAALARGRGAIVLVPEIALTPQTAARFTARFGPTVAVLHSGISPARRGAEHARIAAGEARVVVGARSAIFAAVPDLGVIAVDEEHDASYKHEADPRYDARRVAAKRGRLEGAVVIYGTATPRPESWAGIPRRASLPSRVGGPLPAVEIVDLRADGGYPLTRPLIDALAAIDDRGGRAILLQNRRGAASAIHCRTCGRTWRCPRCDVSLVLHGRRLVCHHCGLAQPLPRACATCGSVDLAHIGAGTARVEDDLRARYPRLEVMRLDADIAARPGEPEATLRAFRRANAAVLVGTQLVAKGHDMPGVSVAAVLDADLALAIPDFRAEERTFGLLTQLAGRPGRPGDPRGRVLIQTWSPELRAVVLAARHAVGEFLEGELERRRDLGYPPFRRLVRVLTTADSATLAHDVAATIAEAATPVLEGDILLGPAPLQRLRDRSRSHVLIKTTAAGRAAAVLRGLLRDLAADLRRAHATAVVDVDPQSFG; this comes from the coding sequence GACGGTGCGCGGCGTCGTCACGGAGGTGGCGGAGGGCGACGGCGAAGGGCTGAAGCCGGTGCTGGGCGTGGTCGGGTCGGTGCCCGAGCCGCTGCTGGCGCTGGCCGAGTGGATCGCGGCCTCGTACGCGTCGACGCTCTCCCGGGCGGTCGGGCTCGTCCTGCCGCCCGCGGCGGGGACGCGTGCGCCCGAGCCGTGGGTGCGGCTCGTGACGATGGAGGGGGCCACCCGCCGCCAGGCCGAGGTGCTCGCGCACGTCGGCCTCGCGCCGCTGCCGCTCTCCGACCTCGTCTCGGCGGCGGGGACGACGCGCGACACGGTGCGGCGGATGGCCGATCGCGGCCTGGTGGCGCTCGATCCGGCGCCGCAGGCGCTCGCCGACGACGTACGGGTCACGCTCACGCCGGAGCAGGAAGCCGCGGTGGCTGCATGCGTCGAGACGCTCGACGGGGGCGGCGGCGACGTGCTCGTCCACGGCGTCACCGGCTCGGGCAAGACCGAGGTGTACCTGCGCGTGATCGACGCGGCGCTCGCACGGGGGCGCGGCGCGATCGTGCTCGTGCCCGAGATCGCGCTCACGCCGCAGACGGCGGCCCGCTTCACCGCCCGGTTCGGCCCCACGGTCGCGGTGCTCCACAGCGGCATCTCGCCGGCCCGCCGCGGCGCCGAGCACGCCCGCATCGCGGCCGGCGAGGCCCGCGTTGTCGTCGGCGCCCGCTCGGCGATCTTCGCGGCGGTGCCCGACCTGGGCGTGATCGCCGTCGACGAGGAGCACGACGCGTCGTACAAGCACGAGGCCGACCCGCGCTACGACGCCCGCCGGGTGGCGGCGAAGCGGGGCAGGCTCGAGGGGGCCGTGGTCATCTACGGGACGGCCACGCCGCGGCCCGAGTCGTGGGCCGGGATCCCGCGCCGCGCCAGCCTGCCGAGCCGGGTCGGCGGGCCGCTGCCCGCGGTCGAGATCGTCGACCTGCGCGCCGACGGCGGCTACCCGCTCACCAGGCCGCTGATCGACGCGCTCGCGGCGATCGACGACCGCGGCGGCCGCGCGATCCTGCTCCAGAACCGGCGCGGCGCCGCCTCGGCCATCCACTGCCGCACCTGCGGGCGCACGTGGCGCTGCCCCCGCTGCGATGTGTCGCTCGTCCTGCACGGCCGCCGGCTCGTCTGCCACCACTGCGGCCTTGCCCAGCCGCTGCCGCGCGCCTGCGCGACGTGCGGCTCGGTCGACCTGGCCCACATCGGTGCCGGCACGGCCCGCGTCGAGGACGACCTGCGGGCCCGCTACCCGCGGCTCGAGGTGATGCGGCTCGACGCCGACATCGCCGCTCGCCCGGGCGAGCCGGAGGCGACGCTGCGGGCGTTCCGGCGGGCGAACGCGGCAGTGCTCGTCGGCACCCAGCTCGTCGCCAAGGGCCACGACATGCCCGGCGTCTCGGTCGCCGCGGTGCTCGACGCCGACCTGGCGCTCGCCATCCCCGACTTCCGCGCCGAGGAGCGCACGTTCGGCCTGCTGACGCAGCTCGCAGGCCGTCCCGGCCGGCCGGGCGACCCGCGCGGGCGGGTGCTGATCCAGACCTGGAGCCCGGAGCTCCGGGCGGTCGTGCTGGCGGCCCGGCACGCGGTGGGCGAGTTCCTGGAGGGCGAGCTCGAGCGTCGCCGCGACCTCGGCTACCCGCCGTTTCGCCGGCTCGTGCGCGTGCTGACGACGGCCGACTCGGCGACGCTCGCGCACGATGTCGCCGCCACGATCGCCGAGGCGGCCACGCCCGTGCTCGAGGGTGACATCCTGCTCGGCCCGGCGCCGCTCCAGCGGCTGCGCGACCGCAGCCGCAGCCACGTCCTCATCAAGACGACCGCCGCCGGCCGCGCCGCGGCGGTGCTGCGCGGCCTGCTCCGCGACCTGGCGGCCGACCTGCGCCGGGCACACGCCACCGCGGTGGTGGACGTCGATCCGCAGTCGTTCGGCTGA